A window of the Clupea harengus chromosome 8, Ch_v2.0.2, whole genome shotgun sequence genome harbors these coding sequences:
- the LOC105905966 gene encoding trace amine-associated receptor 13c-like, producing the protein MEYSADSTHDLIEYCFPHSNLSCTRKARTRDEYALMYVFFSSISVFTVFVNLLVIISISHFKQLQTPTNLFILSLAVADLLIGGIVMPVEGMRLVESCWFLGKELCNFFPAVICILVSASLGHLVFIAVDRYVAVCKPFFYASTMTTGKSVACIVLCWLSSAVYNWTLLHVNENMNNPERQSSCLGECLLLIDFTWSIIDLVFSFILPCCILFTLYLIIFFEARNQARAITAQQGSISNNVKYAISKSSDRKAAKTLGIVIFVYLMCWIPYYISILTQESTSITVYVLSWLMYMNSFVNPLIYAMFYPWFKVSIRHIVTLKILDTSSSHLHLLPQ; encoded by the coding sequence aTGGAATACTCTGCTGATAGTACACATGACCTTATAGAATATTGTTTTCCTCACAGCAATTTATCTTGCACTCGGAAGGCTCGCACAAGAGATGAGTATGCTCTGatgtatgttttcttttcatcaatATCAGTGTTCACAGTTTTTGTAAACCTACTGGtgatcatctccatctctcattttaAACAGCTGCAGACTCCAACCAACCTTTTCATCCTTTCTTTGGCTGTGGCCGATTTATTGATTGGTGGAATTGTAATGCCAGTAGAGGGCATGCGATTAGTTGAGTCATGTTGGTTTTTGGGTAAGGAACTTTGTAACTTTTTCCCAGCTGTCATATGCATACTTGTGTCAGCATCACTTGGGCATTTAGTGTTTATAGCTGTGGATCGTTATGTGGCTGTGTGCAAACCCTTTTTCTATGCGTCCACAATGACAACTGGAAAATCTGTGGCATGCATAGTACTATGCTGGCTCAGCTCTGCTGTATATAACTGGACTCTTTTGCATGTAAATGAGAATATGAACAACCCCGAGAGACAAAGTAGCTGTCTTGGAGAATGCCTGCTGCTTATTGACTTTACATGGAGCATAATAGACCTTGTATTCTCCTTTATATTACCATGTTGCATATTGTTTACTCTATATCTTATTATTTTCTTTGAGGCCAGAAATCAGGCACGAGCCATAACAGCCCAACAAGGCAGTATCTCAAACAATGTAAAATATGCCATTTCAAAGAGCTCTGACAGAAAAGCAGCAAAAACTCTAGGTATTGTGATATTTGTTTATCTCATGTGCTGGATCCCATATTACATCAGCATTCTGACACAGGAGAGTACTTCTATTACAGTGTATGTTTTATCCTGGCTTATGTACATGAATTCATTTGTAAACCCTCTTATCTATGCTATGTTTTACCCATGGTTTAAGGTGTCAATAAGACACATTGTTACTTTAAAGATTCTAGATACATCATCATCTCATCTACATCTGCTACCGCAGTGA